The Manis pentadactyla isolate mManPen7 chromosome 12, mManPen7.hap1, whole genome shotgun sequence genome contains the following window.
TGGCCATCGCCAAAGTCAAGCTCTATGGCAGCGACAAGAGCTGCCGCATGCTGCTGCTCATCGCAGCCTCGTGGCTCATCTCTCTGGCTCTTGGCGGCCTGCCCATCCTCGGCTGGAACTGCCTGGGCCACCTCAAGGCCTGCTCCACTGTATTGCCGCTCTACGCCAAGCACTACGTGCTCTTCGTGGTGACCATCTTCTCTGTCATCTTATTGGCCATTGTCGCTCTGTACGTCCGCATCTACTGTGTGGTCCGCTCCAGCCATGCTGATGTGGCTGGCCCGCAGACCCTGGCCCTGCTCAAGACAGTCACCATCGTGCTGGGTGTCTTCATCCTCTGCTGGCTGCCTGCCTTTAGCATTCTTCTCCTGGACTACGCCTGTTCCGTCCGGTCCTGTCCTGTCCTCTACAAAGCCCACTACTTCTTTGCTTTTGCTACCCTCAACTCACTGCTTAACCCTGTCATCTACACATGGCGCAGCCGGGACCTGCGGCGGGAGGTACTGCGTCCACTACAGTGCTGGCAGCGGGCAGCAGGGGTGCAGGGACGGAGGGGCGGGACCCCGGGCCACCACCTCCTGCCCCTCCGCAGCTCCAGCTCTCTGGAGAGGGGCACACACATGCCCACATCGCCCACGTTTCTGGAGGGCAACACAGTTGTCTGAGGGGCAAGTGGGCTGACTACCAGGTCACAGTGCAGGGCTCCCTGGAGCTGACTGGACAGAGACATGGGGCTGCCAAGTGATCTGCCTCCGCTCTGCAGACCTGGGCAATATTGAGAACAGTTCACACCTGGGACAGCTGGCTGAGGAGCTGACCAGTTGGATGGCAGAGCTGCAGCAGGGTCCTGGAGGCCAGTGTGGTGACCTGTGTGACCTTGTCAGAACTGGATTGTGGGGAAGCCTGGGGGGCCCTGGAAAGGGCCGGGTGACAGCAGGCGGGTGCTCAAGGGAAGCTCAGAGCGTGAGCAATTTACAGTGTGGTACAAGGGATTTCAACATTTCATGATGTCTGACCTTCTGCTCTGTGCCAGACTCCCCTCCTTGAATTTACCCCCATCACCTTCTTCTGGCCACCTCGGGCGACTCCCCTGGAACCACTGTTCTGAGGGGCTGGAGGTCTCCTCCCTGCCCATCCTGGGTGGCTCTGGCCAACAGTTGCTCGGCCCAAATCCACAGCTTCCCCAAAATACACAAGCTGCCACTTTGACCACTTGTTCCCTTTCCTCTTACTCCACAAGATGCTGAGATGCCAGGAAACCACGGGTGGTGGGGGGTGCTGAACCCCCTTCTTAGACCTCATTGGCCAGTTGCACTATTTGGGGCTCAGAGGAATCACGAAGGGCTGGAAAATCAGGTCTAGGGGCTTTGGGCCTCCCAGT
Protein-coding sequences here:
- the S1PR2 gene encoding sphingosine 1-phosphate receptor 2 produces the protein MGSLYSEYLSLSKVREHYNYTKETLDTQETPSRQVASALIIVLCCTIVVENLLVLIAVARNSKFHSAMYLFLGNLAASDLLAGVAFIANTLLSGPVTLGLTPVQWFAREGSAFITLSASVFSLLAIAIERHVAIAKVKLYGSDKSCRMLLLIAASWLISLALGGLPILGWNCLGHLKACSTVLPLYAKHYVLFVVTIFSVILLAIVALYVRIYCVVRSSHADVAGPQTLALLKTVTIVLGVFILCWLPAFSILLLDYACSVRSCPVLYKAHYFFAFATLNSLLNPVIYTWRSRDLRREVLRPLQCWQRAAGVQGRRGGTPGHHLLPLRSSSSLERGTHMPTSPTFLEGNTVV